The following DNA comes from Solea solea chromosome 6, fSolSol10.1, whole genome shotgun sequence.
GTCATTTAATTCACATATTGCTCCGTACCACATAGCCTGGGAAATTGTTGTTCCTGTTATTAAACCAGCCATATGCGTATAGACATTAACTCCATTTTTTTTGCCAGCCACTTCACACAAACTCATCCACAGCAAGAATAAATTCTAGGGCTCGAATCAGTTTTACCCGCTTTTGTACACGCACCTGAAGagattgtttataaaaatgttgcAAACTGATATGCAAGCAAACACATATAAGATGGGGCTATAGCGAGCACTATTATTAATCACTCACCTTTCTCCGCAAATGGTTGTGTGGCctccaagaaaacacacacacacacacacacttttttgacATGAGGGTGTTCGAGCTTAACCCCTGAGTTAGATGATATTTtgtacctctttttttttccacagtgtgaAATGAACACgtgtgaaagtgtttgttttttctccacacagcacaAAACAGTGTGTCGAATGGCAACTGAAAGTGggacatgtgtttttttgtttttttctgttggtttgttttttaaagaaacttttACCAAAGACTTGAAACCTTACTTGCAGTTGGGTAAGCTTTTCACTCTTATGATTgccccaaccacacacacacacacgcacacacacacacacacacacacacaaacacacacaaacacatacacatacacacacaaaagctaaTACAGTTAATTAGTGTACAGTTGTTCAATGTTCAAAGTTTCTGTTCAACATTACAATTTGGAAAACAATCAATAAATAGTTTGAGCAGACATTAGCAAATCAAGAACATGCAGTATTTCCATTCTGTGTTACCTCCTTTATGATGGGGGCCACACGGGAAGGAATcaacaacattattattttttctggacctttttttaatattattatttttcccctGTTAATCATACACTTCTTCACTTCTTGTGCCTGGTCACACTAGAAAGAGAAAGTGATAGGCATTTGctaatataataaattaaaacacacaagaactGGGTCAAGTAAGGTCCCTCTCTTCTCTTACTTTCCTGCCATGTATTCACATCCTGGGACAGTCACAGTTTGGTCAGGTAGGTTAGTGTAACTTTAAACTTTATATTGTCCACTTTATGGAAACTTGCTCCACATGAAAAGACAACATCAACaagaaatataaacaacaacaaaaaaactatttgaGAGCTGGAAAATGAACGGAAGTACAACTCTACTCTATGTACAACCAAACACTTTGCAAATTGAGCGCCGTGGCCCTGAAACACAGATGTAACCATAGCTCAAAAGTTGAACTGGGAAATTCTCTAGAGCAGTGATTCTCAAcctgttaaaatacagtggtgtaaatagaccgATCAAAGTCAGCTACAGGCTTTTCAcgggaggcagatttattcccaataagataattttgctctctcatcatcctcctctttctcacatatatttcagacactggtataggtcaaattagattaagatggagcgaaaTATAAggtgattattattttgttatttgtttaatttcctATGCACTCTTCTACAAatccctcagctccactccgatcacataccctggcatatacagtagaacagtatttctaatTTTCCTCATAAACCACTGGTGGTAAAACAGCCAGTCGAATCTATACTGTATTATTGTTGTGGAACATTTTATTCTCAGACGGAAAGTTTCTATTCTCACCTCTCTGGCTGTCCCAGTTATTATCAGCAGTGACAGTTTGCTGTGCCATCACAGTGTCAATTCACATGTCTAATTTACCAATGGAGTGAAACGAGATTTCGGATCTGTTGCTGGTGTGACCAGGCCCTTCAGtctcactgccatgtttcttgTCCCTATTGTCAAGCAATTTTTGGTCATCGTTCTCTCTCTGAACGGTGTTTCATGTTGCCTTTGAAGTGCACACACAGCTGTACTGTCAGTGAAAGAAATGTACATATATTTTGTTGCCTCTGTAAGCCAAACCTCCTCCGGAACGTGTGTATGTATGAACTGTGTCGGAGGAGTTGTTTCATCTCTCAGATTTTGTCATCGTCCACATTGATTTAACACCCTAAAaagactttatttttaaattttttctgGGTTTTGTGGACAATAGAACTCGCACAGGGTGTTCAAACATTCAGTATATCAGCTGTATTATCACAAGCATTACCAATCTATCCGCTTTCATGTGAACTCACTCATGGCTTTTGCTGTTCGTGGTGGATCCTGTGGAAGCCAGGTGTTTGTATCCACACCATCAGATTCCAGCTTCACGTGTTCTGTTAACGTTCAGGCAGTGATTGTGATATTACGATGTTGATCCAATATTTCTTTTGATTTCGTCCGCTTTCCATCTATCTATTTTGAAGCTATTATTCTGATGTCAGCTCTCTTCAATGTCACTTAATAAGTTTCTCTCCATTGACCCATTTTGGAATGGTGGCTGttcctcttttttaaaaaaacgaaATGAGAGGAATAACGATGGGATTCTTTTATTTCTATGTTTTGTTGAAAGCTATATCAAAGCATTCTATTATAGTGTTATTTAATATGTAAATGGTATTgctatacataaaataaaatatgggtTTTGATGTAATTTTTCTGAAATGGTTTGTGCGATATATTTTTTCAGCCCTGTTCACACTATagacctttattgtcattgcagtACAACGACATTAGGCAGCTGTCCTGGTGAAAGATTTTAAAACTGTAGATGTAAATGATACACtgataacaatataaaaaataaatgtttacacaCTGATGGGTCACTGCTTCAAGTGGCAAAATTATTCATATTTGCACAGATCCATTTCACACAGTGCAATCAACACTATCTTAAAATGATACGACAATTACAAAGGCTTTTATTCTTAACTGAAAAAAgtatttcctgtgtttttttaacacagatttATAATTTTAAGTTGCAGGACCCAATAAATAATTTGGTAATGGACACGTAGGGTCTATACTTCTTTTATGTGGTTCGAAAAGTGCAATCCAGTAATCGCAGGAACAAAATATTAGTAAATGCTAACAAATGCCCAGCACGATGTTCCTAAGTCAtctagttgttttttccatctGATGAGGTATTATACGAGATCTATGGCAACACTGCCACCTGTTGGACAAAGGGAGAAAGAAcaataagaacagatactaacAAAAGACCATCTTGAGAAAAACTGCTTATGCTTATATCATGTGATGATATGAGTTTTGTAGAGACAATTGAGTGTTCAATTTAATTTGCCTTGTGTAATAATTCAGATACATTGCATTTACACTAGCATTCTATCCActtataaatgtacattttgttaaGTGACTTAAATCTGTTCAACTTctttagaggaaaaaaacaactgctcagTCAGATTGGACGAAATTAGCTTAAAATCTTATCACAACATTCCATAACTATATcacaaaaaaggttttaataCAATACGTGTtcatgataaataaatgtatttataattgGGGGGCCGCAGGTCTGAGAACTCGAGCTTTTATTTTAACTTCAAATTGTTCAACTTCCGGTTCCGTAACTATGGGTGGTTGACACTTATGCTCTCCTTGCATGGACGGAGGGAGGAAAGAAGAGCTTTAGCTGCTTGCAAATGGAGTTACTCGAAAAACATGAGGACATGTAAGTCCAGAAGCTGCAATAATGTTAGCGCCGGACCAATACAGCGTACTGGTAGCACTCTGTCAGTAACGGTTACTAGCTAACGTAGCATTGCTAAGACGCTAAAGTTAGTTTGTCACTCGTTGTAGTTGTTTGAAACCTGACGTTatatctgtcaaatatttattcttttggtgaaaaatgtcattactGCGTTCATCGGTTTAGCTCCAGACTCTGTCACGTCTGAGTCAACGAGAGGAGGGAGTTTTGAATGAACTCGCATAAAGCAGCTGAGTAGAGCGCATGCGCGCTACGAATGCTGCTAATTTGTGCTAATAAATGTTCAGTGTGTAAGATATAGGTACTTTTAATGGCAGAAATCAAGTATGGTACCCATAAGtattatatagtataatatatatgtatatatatatatatatatatatatatatatatattttagccttggaatgagccttttatatgttCTTGAGgaaaggccttgctttacggaGGTTGCCATCTTTCATCACCATGTTtcaaaaaacaggccaaatgGACATGTCATGCATTTCACTTTTTGAAGAGCGtctatgtttgtatttattttttggtatgCAAATTTAATTCTTTTGATGCACTTCAAAAAGGCAGGGATAACCAGAGGACTCCTCTGTCAAACGATTGGACGTCACAAATTCTGACAGGCTGGATCTTTAATGCAGTGCAGAACATTTATCTTTTAACAGCTACAGTGACAATGGAAAGTATGGTAAATTTAGGGAATGCAATTATATACTTAAGTACTTAATGTAAATTAATCTCAGTCCCCTTATACTAATAGGAAGCATACCTTTACTGGATGAATATTTGCTTAGTTTGCTGCCTGCTATACAGAGTTTATGTGGTTCCAGTGACCTGTAGGAAACTGTAGGAGGGTTTAAACACTGACTTGTCCTTATGTTCATCCTCTGCTATTTTAAACACTTAACAGGATAGTGGAGCAGTCAAAATGGAAATGTCAATATCAGATCATTATATCAATAAGCCCTCCATTAATGCATGTAGGGCTTGTGTGTGGATGCTTGAGCAAGGATTTCTGAGAACATGAGGACAGCGTTGCCAATTTGACTGGTGTACACATCCACAGAAGTGGAAGAGTTTATAGTGTGGAGTGGACcattaaataacacacagagTAAAGGTTTCATACATTTGAAAGTGTAATAGAATTTGTTGTAGACATGAACAGCGTCCCACTTTAAAGTATACTCCAGTCCTATTGAAACTGATATTCATAATCAGTTGTATACTGGCTCTTGCACAGTTGACTGTGCTGGAGAAACCAGAACATGTATGTCCTTTTCATTGTGTTCTGCAAACCCAGACCTCCACATACTCAAATGTTTGTCATTCAGTGTTACTGATACAcggaggagacaaaaaaaactgaaaataagaaatgtCTGCTCACAAATTGAAATTCCAACAAACCTAAAGCTTCCATGTTTAATTTGGTCACagcattttattcatttcattgcAACCAGGACAAACAAATGATTTTGAGACTTTTAACAGAAATGATTTTAGAATTGCCAACAAAAATATGGTCTTtttattgtattcatttttcaGAGTAGTCAATATAGCTGCACTAATGATGATTGATATaaatgtaatgcttttattaataataacaccTAGGGGCTGCAACtatgattatttttcataatcaattcatctgaaATGATTTCCTCTATCAATCAAgtagtgtttttcaaacctggaaatgatgatgtttttgaatgtcttgttttgtccacaagccaaaGTTATTcagtttaatgatttatttgtcacatggagagcaaagaaaccagaaaatattcacatttaagaagctgaaaatcagataactttttttaaacttttttacaaatgattaatttagtaatcgattaataattgattaatcgttgcagccaaTAATAACAGCTGTAATGATTGCAGAAACTTTTAATATTGCTAGTGATATAGTAACAACAAAAGTCgtgtttttctgacattttactgttTCATTTGCAATTAAATTTTGCTGAATTAATCTCTTGTATCAAGTATTTGTGcagtcagaaaaaaataaaacgccTACTAACCAGTGTTCATACCGGAAGCTTTGTTAATGATTCTGTGTCATATGTGACATCAGTTTAAGAGGAAGAGCAGAGCTGCTCCAGCAGATGGAGAGTCGCAGGGAGCAGCTGAACACACTGAGAACAAAACACGTGAAGGAGCGTGAGGCTGCTCGCCTCAGGAATGCCACTTTACTCCAGGTGAGGGctgttttttattgattaatAGGCAATTGATAAAAAAGAATGAGTAGCTGCTCTTAGGGGTCTAACAGGTAATCAATACATTATAGTGATTCAATGACCAATAGTACAATTTAGCAATTGTTTATACACATTAAACTGTCAAAttatgttgtaaaaacaaacaaaaaaaaaatttgaactCTTTGGTAACTTGTTTGAGACCGTTTAAGCCATGCTTACCAGTGGAGTGATATTTAGGTTGCTGATTCAGTAAAGGAAAGCAAGCGTTTTTGCCACAGGGTGTCGCCAGTGAGTTGACGTTGAAAGATTCACTGGGCTTGTTTTGGCAGATTGATGCGTGTTAATTAGAACAACGTCCTGAGCACCAATCTGTTCTACAGAAATAATACACTGTAGAATGTTGTACTTAATCAAAATTGAGTATTGTGTAATGAGCTCAGATAAATCCACTTTGATAAATCGGTGAATTGACTTACCTGTATGGCCACAGAGAATACAAGCATCTGTGCTCTGTCCCTGTAGGACTTGCAGATGATCAAGGATCATCTGAAAGTGAGACAGCTGCCACACCCACAGCTGCTGGCACTGCAGGTAACAACTTTATATTGTTAGTACATCACAAGTTCATAAGTCACTGAATTTGTTTCTGCTAATctgtaaatgtgtcaaaattgTCCCCTGACATCACAGATCTGAttcattcctcttttttttttcttctattataccctgtctttgtgaggactttTTCACTGGTCCTCTTCCACATATTCTATTGTAGGAGGTTTTTGGTCCCAATCCTAAGACTCCTATAGTTCTGTCCTTTAATTCAGACAAAGTATTGGGCAT
Coding sequences within:
- the cep15 gene encoding centrosomal protein 15 kDa, with the translated sequence MELLEKHEDILRGRAELLQQMESRREQLNTLRTKHVKEREAARLRNATLLQDLQMIKDHLKVRQLPHPQLLALQTKYWASVEESLPAWEHFLLGKGPHPTDGPGQMPRRAKRQPSTSKDQGLPPRPKPRAAR